A window of Streptomyces sp. NBC_01224 genomic DNA:
TCAGCTGCTCGGTGTTGCGTACGAGCTGCTCCCAGTCCTTGACCAGATAGGAGCGGCAGGCGTGCAGGAAGCGCACCTGGGGGTCCGCGTCCACCGGCGGCAGGCCGGCCAGCGCACGGTCCAGCTCGGGGACATGGCGCCCGTCCAGCCAGTGCGAGGCGTGCGCGAGGAGCAGATCGCGTGAGCTCTCCAGCACCGGTTGAACCCACCAGCCCAACCAGTACCAGGAGTTGAGCGTGCGCCGATGGCGGGTGCGCTGTTCGCCGAAGCGTTCGCGATGGCGGTACATGCGCAGCAGCGCCGTCGTGGTGTCTGCCCTCAGCGCATGGAGGCCGAGCCAGCCGTCCGCCATGCCGGGATCGATCCGTACCGCAGCCCTGAACTCCTCTTCGGCCTGCGGGTAGGCGCCCATGGTGTAGGCGTCCACGCCGCGCAGCCAGGCGAGGTCGGCCGGGGCCTGTGCGCCCTGCGTGCCGATGTCCATCTGGTCCCCCACAAAACGTGCCCCAGGATGTCCCGCCGCACGACCTGCCCGCCGAGGCGCGCTGAATCACTGTGCCACGGACGGGAATTGACCGCACCGAGAGGCATCGTACCTGCGCAGGGAGTGTGCGACTAAGAGCAACGCAGGCGGAAGGGAGACCGTGACCGAGGGTGAGCGGAATCCGCCGAACCGGTGTGGGAAAGAGGGTGCGAGGGCAGAACGAAGCCCCCGATCACGGGGGAACAACCGGGGGCTTCGTGTCCGCGAGGGCTCCGAAAAGCCGCACATTGAGAACGTAAGACCTGTACCGCCCTCGGGTCAAGCAGAGTTGAGGTACTTCCAGGCCGATTTCTCACCACTCAGTACGGCGGTGCGATGTGATCACGTTCTGTGACGGAACGGTTCGCTCCTGCTGCTGCGTCAGGCCCCTCCAGCCACTCGTACCCCATAGGCAACTGCCGTACCAGAGCATCGGCGTGGGAGCGCGAGGGATCGGCCGAGAAATGTTCCGCCTCGGCCGCCGTCCACCCGTCCCAGAAGGCCGCAAGAGCCGGTCCGTCCCGGCGGCGGCCCCGCTCCCAGGACTCCGCGGCAGCGAGATCCATCCACAACAGCCGCGCCAGATGGGGCCGCAGCGCCCGGCGGCCCGCCCCGACCCCCTCGATCAGGACGACCGGTGCGGACTCCAGGGTGCGCGGTGCCGCGAACGTCCGCGTGGTCCAGTCGTACGGCGCATAGCGCGCGCACTCACCGCGTGACAGAGGCCCGATCACCTGCTCGCTCAGCCGGTCCACCCAGGTGAAGAAGGACTCGTGGGTGGCCAGGTCGTCCAGATGCAGTACGGGGGCGTCGTCGAGCAGGGCCGCGAGGCGGGACGCGAAGGTGCTCTTCCCCGATCCCGCATGGCCGTCGACGGCGATCAGCCGCACCGGTCCGCAGGACGGCGCCAGGGTGCGCAGCCGCGCGGCGAGGAGCGAGAGGTCGTTCATGCGCCCCAGCCTACGAGCCGATCCGAAGCAATCGCAGGTCACGCCAGTGGACCAGACCAATATTGGTTTATTGACGCACGCCGAATCCCTGGCCGAATCCGGCCACTACCCGCAATAGTTGGCCCACTGTCGTGCACTTGCAGCCCCATTCCGCTTACGACCGGGGGTCTCGCCCATGAACAGACCGACCTCGCGCAGAACCATGCTGACCGCCGCGCTCGCGGTGGCGGCCGCCGCCGGCACGGTGTCGTCCGCCGGCTCAGCAACCGCCGCCGTTCCCGCCGCCCCGCTCCCCGCCCCCTCGCCGGCCGCTTCTCTCGTGGACAACCGTTCCTGGCACACGTACACCGACTGGCGCAGCGGTTGCGGCGCCGGGACGCGTGCCGTCGCGGGGCGTCGGCACGGTCTGGTGATCGGCCACGCAATGGGGGTCACCCACTACACCGATCCGCACACCGGTCAGACCGCCGACTGGGAGTACGCGACCTGGACCTCGCCGGTCCACCGGTCCGCCGTCCCGGCGACCGAGGTGATCGCCTCCTGGAACGCCGACACCCCGGCGGGCACCTGGATCCAGATCGAGCTGCAGGGCCGCTACTCGGACGCCACCTCGACACCCTGGTACGTGATGGGCCGCTGGGCCGCGGGCGACGCCGACATCCGCAGGACGTCCGTCGACGACCAGACCGACGGCAAGAGCTCCATCTGGACCGACACCTTCTCGGTGGACGACGCGGCGAGCGGGTTGCGGCTGGTGTCCTACCGGCTGCGGCTCACGCTTTACCGCCCCCCGGGCAGCCGCCTCACGCCCACCGTCCGGCGCCTCGGCGCGATGGCTTCCGACGTCCCGGACCGCTTCACCGTGCCCGCCAGCACCCCCGGCCTCGCCCGGGAGCTGTCGGTGCCGCGCTACTCGCAGAATGTGCACGCGGGCCAGTACCCGGAGTACGACAACGGCGGCGAGGCCTGGTGCAGCCCCACCTCCTCGCAGATGATCATCGAGTACTGGGGGCGCAGGCCCACCGCCGAGGAGCTTGCCTGGGTCAAGCCGGGTCTGGCCGACCCGCAGGTCTGCCATGCCGCCCGGTTCACGTACGACTACCAGTACGAGGGCTGCGGCAACTGGCCGTTCAACGCCGCGTACGCCGCGACGTACGACGACATGAGCGCGGCGGTGACCCGGCTCGGCTCGCTGACGGACGTGGAGAAGCTGATCCGGGCGGGCATCCCGGTCATAACGTCGCAGTCGTTCCTCAAGGAGGAGCTGACCGGCGCCGGGTACGGGACCTCCGGCCACCTGATGACCGTGATCGGGTTCACCGCGGACGGCGATGTGATCGCGAACGACCCGGCCTCGCCGAGCAACGAGGCCGTGCGGCGGGTCTACAAGCGCCAGGAGTGGGAGAACATCTGGCTCCGCACCAAGCGCTACGACGCGAACGGCAAGGTCAGAAGCGGTACGGGCGGTGTCTGCTACATCTACTGGCCCGCTGACCCGGCACCGAGGCAGCACCGGGTTCTGAAGTCGCTCGGCCTGTTGTGAGCATGTGTGGCGCTATGGCCGCCTCGGCCACCTGACGGCAGCGTTCCTGGCCGTCCTGGGCGAGGTGGCCGTACTTGTCCACCGTGACCTTGATCGAGCGATGCCCGAGCCGGCGAGACACTTCGTGGATGGACACGCCGCTCGTCAAGGTCACGGTGGTCCATTTGTGCCGCAAGTCGTGCGGGTTGTACTCAGGCAGCGCGAGCCGCTTGACGGCCCGATCCCACGACTCACGCAGGAGACCGGGGTACGGCAGCCCGCCACTCGCGTTGCGGACCCGAAGCCCATCGACGAAGGGCTGAAGGAAAGCGGGCGCGGGTACATCGCGCCACTCGCCTTCTTTCGCTCCAGTCCGGGGCATCGCGCCGGTGATGGATGATCGACGACCGCGCACTGGGCTCCGGGTCTGCGGCCAGGCGGGTCAGCAACTCCGGGCGGCAGCTGGTCGTTCATCGCGGGAAACGGCCTCACGGAGGGATCCGGATCGTCCACCGACCGGGGCCGGTAACCCCGGCGGTTCGTCCGGGACGCTCGCGGCGACCCCGCACCGGACCGACGGCTCCGGGTGCTCCGCCGGGCGGCTTCTGACGTCGGCGGGCACGGAGGACTTGGCGGCGAGGACTATGGAGCCCAGTCCTGTGGACGCTGTGGTGGCGCCGAGCAGCAGAAGGCCGCTCGCGCTGGTGCCCGGGCTCACCACGACCGCACGCCCGCCACTGCCCGCAAGCCGGGTGGCCGGCGGTGCGAGGTGGCTGCCGATACCGGAGCAGATGAATCCAGCGCAGGCGAGTGCGGCGAAGAGTACGGCCCCCGACTCGGACGCACCGGTGAGGGCCGCAGCACGGCACGGTGTGAGCAGTTCGACCGCGGTCAGGGCGTTGCCGGCGGCCCCCTGCGCCGACGATCCATGCGGGGTGGCGGCGGTTGTCACATGCGCGGGTCCGGCGGTGTCTTCATGCCGAACGGCCAAACAGGCAAACGTACAAGGAGAACACCATGGCGCTACGCGTCCCGAAGGCCGAGCTCGCCGCCGAGCTCCGCGAAAGCATGATCAAGCAGCTCGGGGTCGTGCCCGAGCCTGTCGAGGTGCTGTGGAACAACCCCAAACTCGCCGAGGCCAACCAGGAGTTCTCGGCCAAGGTGGGCGCGTGGGACGCGGCCGACGCCAGCCTCAAGACGTTCGCGCACATGGCCGTCGCGGCACAGGTCGGCTGCAGCTGGTGCCTCGACATCAACTACTTCCACGCGCTGAACCAGAACCTGGACCTGGCCAAGGCGAGCCAGGTGCCGCGCTGGCGGCAGTCGGAGGTGTTCACGCCGCTGGAGCGCGACGTGCTCGAGTACGCCGAGGCCATGACGACCACGCCACCGACCGTCACCGACGAGCTGTCGAAGCGTCTGCTCGACCGGCTCGGCCCCGCGGCGCTGGTCGAGCTCACCGTGTTCATCGGCTTCGCCAACATGGCGGCCAGGTGCAATACGGCGCACGGGATCACGTCGCAGGGCTACTCCGACGCCTGCGAGATTCCGCTGGCCGGGCGCCCTGAGAGTTCCGGCGTGGCGTCGACGGCATGACCGAGGACCCGTTCGTCGCCCATCGCAGCCTGCTGTTCACGGTCGCCTACGAGATGCTCGGGTCGGCGGCCGATGCGGAGGACGTGCTGCAGGAGTCCTGGCTGCGGTGGGCCGACGTCGACCACTCGCAGGTGCGTGACCCGCGGGCGTACCTCATCCGGGTCGTTACGCGGCAAGCGCTCAACCGCCTGCGTACGCTCTCGCGCAGCCGCGAGGAATACGTTGGCGAGTGGCTGCCGGAACCGCTGCTGACCAGCCCTGATGTCGCCGAGGACGTCGAACTCGCGGAGAGCGTCTCGATCGCGATGCTGACCGTCCTGGAAACGCTCGGGCCGACCGAGCGCGCGGTGTTCGTGCTCCGCGAGGTCTTCGATATGCCGTACGGCGAGCTCGCCGAGGCCATCGGGAAGTCCGCGGCCGCGGTGCGGCAGATCGCGCGGCGGGCACGCGAGCACGTGGCGGCACTGCGGCCGCGGGCGCAGGTGAGCCGGTCGGAGCAGCAGGCCGTGGTGGAGCGGTTCCTGCTCGCCCTGCGAACCGGGCAGTTGCAGGAGCTGATGGAGGTCATGGCGCCGGACGTGGTCATGATCGCCGATGGCGGCGGGGTTGTGGCCGCCGCTCTGGAACCGATCCACGGGGCCGAACTGGTGGCGCCGTTGCTCGCGCGCGCGAGCCGGGTGGTGGCCGCGTTCGAGACGACGGCCGTGTGGCTCAACGGCGCGCCCGCGGGCCGGATCGAGATGGACGGCGAGCCGGCTGCGGTGAGCCTCGTGGTGGAGAACGGGCGGGTCACCCGGATCTACGTGGTGCGAAACCCGCGGAAGCTGACGCGGCTCGACGAACTGGCCGAACTCGCCAGGTAAGGCCGCTGCGCTCTGGTGTCGTGAGTGTTCCGGGCGGTTCCAACCGCCCGGAACACTTACTGCGGTCGCCCGTACTGGGTTCTCGGCGCGATCCAGACCAAGTACGACGAGATGGGCGGCCCCGACAGTCCGCTCGGATGCCCGACGTCGGTTGAGCAGACCACCCCGAACGGGCGTGGCAAGTTCACGACCTTCGACGGCGGTTCGATCTACTGGACCTCTGACACGGGGGCTCATCCGGTGTGGGGCGAGATCAGGGAGAAGCGGGGCCGGCTGGGCTGGGAAGGTGGCGCGCTCGGATTCCCGAAGAGCGACGAATTCACCAACTCGGACGGTGTCGGCAAGCGCCAAGAGTACGAGGGTGGCACGATCTACTGGCACCCGAGCCGCTCCACCGGCGCGCACCCGGTGTGGGGCAAGATCGGGGAGAAGTGGGGTGCCGCGGACTGGGAGAAGGGCCCGTACGGCTACCCCGTGACCGACGAGGCCCCGGGGCTGCGCCCGGAGGACGGGCACGATACCGCCCCTCGCGGCGTGATCAAGAACCCTGCAGGCCTTCTTGGCTAGGGAGTGTCTTCAAAGTCCCGTCTGCCCGGCGCTGTGTGGTGCGCACGCTCCCTAGGGCATTCCGGGAGGGACGGGCTCCGCGGTACCGCGCCGCGCCACGAACACGAACTCCCTGCCCGGCCGGTCGGGTGCGTCGCGTACGTCCTCGACGACGAAGCCGTGCTCGTGCAAGTCCCGCTCGATCTCCGTACGTTCGCGGAAGCGAAGTGTCGATTCCGAGGTCAGTTCGTCCCCGTCCGCAGCGAACACGTGCGTACCCCGGAAGCTCACCAGCGGCAGGCTCACGTCCGTCAGCTCGGCCCAGGTCTCGACGTGGCCGACGCCCGCGATGTCCGTCATACGGTACGTGGTCTCGCGCGTCCACTCCGCCCACTCCTCCCACACGCGCTGCGCCGGATCGCGCGTCTCGAAGACAAGCCGCCCGCCGGGCCGCAGCGCCTCGTACGCGCCGCGCAGCGTCGTACGCCACGCCTGCGGCTCGGCGATCGCCTGGGCGACGTTCCCGGT
This region includes:
- a CDS encoding uridine kinase family protein — encoded protein: MNDLSLLAARLRTLAPSCGPVRLIAVDGHAGSGKSTFASRLAALLDDAPVLHLDDLATHESFFTWVDRLSEQVIGPLSRGECARYAPYDWTTRTFAAPRTLESAPVVLIEGVGAGRRALRPHLARLLWMDLAAAESWERGRRRDGPALAAFWDGWTAAEAEHFSADPSRSHADALVRQLPMGYEWLEGPDAAAGANRSVTERDHIAPPY
- a CDS encoding RNA polymerase sigma-70 factor; its protein translation is MTEDPFVAHRSLLFTVAYEMLGSAADAEDVLQESWLRWADVDHSQVRDPRAYLIRVVTRQALNRLRTLSRSREEYVGEWLPEPLLTSPDVAEDVELAESVSIAMLTVLETLGPTERAVFVLREVFDMPYGELAEAIGKSAAAVRQIARRAREHVAALRPRAQVSRSEQQAVVERFLLALRTGQLQELMEVMAPDVVMIADGGGVVAAALEPIHGAELVAPLLARASRVVAAFETTAVWLNGAPAGRIEMDGEPAAVSLVVENGRVTRIYVVRNPRKLTRLDELAELAR
- a CDS encoding peptidase C39 family protein, producing the protein MNRPTSRRTMLTAALAVAAAAGTVSSAGSATAAVPAAPLPAPSPAASLVDNRSWHTYTDWRSGCGAGTRAVAGRRHGLVIGHAMGVTHYTDPHTGQTADWEYATWTSPVHRSAVPATEVIASWNADTPAGTWIQIELQGRYSDATSTPWYVMGRWAAGDADIRRTSVDDQTDGKSSIWTDTFSVDDAASGLRLVSYRLRLTLYRPPGSRLTPTVRRLGAMASDVPDRFTVPASTPGLARELSVPRYSQNVHAGQYPEYDNGGEAWCSPTSSQMIIEYWGRRPTAEELAWVKPGLADPQVCHAARFTYDYQYEGCGNWPFNAAYAATYDDMSAAVTRLGSLTDVEKLIRAGIPVITSQSFLKEELTGAGYGTSGHLMTVIGFTADGDVIANDPASPSNEAVRRVYKRQEWENIWLRTKRYDANGKVRSGTGGVCYIYWPADPAPRQHRVLKSLGLL
- a CDS encoding tyrosine-type recombinase/integrase encodes the protein MPRTGAKEGEWRDVPAPAFLQPFVDGLRVRNASGGLPYPGLLRESWDRAVKRLALPEYNPHDLRHKWTTVTLTSGVSIHEVSRRLGHRSIKVTVDKYGHLAQDGQERCRQVAEAAIAPHMLTTGRATSEPGAASVPGQRASRCSRHRPYRF
- a CDS encoding class I SAM-dependent methyltransferase; amino-acid sequence: MVDATFGHPRLAAIYDPLDPDRSDLDAYLAMAEEFGARSVLDIGCGTGVFALLLAERGMTVTGIDPARASVDVARGKPGAERVRWLDGDAGDLPPMQIDLVTMTGNVAQAIAEPQAWRTTLRGAYEALRPGGRLVFETRDPAQRVWEEWAEWTRETTYRMTDIAGVGHVETWAELTDVSLPLVSFRGTHVFAADGDELTSESTLRFRERTEIERDLHEHGFVVEDVRDAPDRPGREFVFVARRGTAEPVPPGMP
- a CDS encoding LGFP repeat-containing protein translates to MFRAVPTARNTYCGRPYWVLGAIQTKYDEMGGPDSPLGCPTSVEQTTPNGRGKFTTFDGGSIYWTSDTGAHPVWGEIREKRGRLGWEGGALGFPKSDEFTNSDGVGKRQEYEGGTIYWHPSRSTGAHPVWGKIGEKWGAADWEKGPYGYPVTDEAPGLRPEDGHDTAPRGVIKNPAGLLG
- a CDS encoding carboxymuconolactone decarboxylase family protein — its product is MALRVPKAELAAELRESMIKQLGVVPEPVEVLWNNPKLAEANQEFSAKVGAWDAADASLKTFAHMAVAAQVGCSWCLDINYFHALNQNLDLAKASQVPRWRQSEVFTPLERDVLEYAEAMTTTPPTVTDELSKRLLDRLGPAALVELTVFIGFANMAARCNTAHGITSQGYSDACEIPLAGRPESSGVASTA